The following coding sequences are from one Leptospira stimsonii window:
- a CDS encoding glutathione S-transferase family protein gives MIKLHGASLSNYVNKVKLGILEKGLEFEQIRIAPSQEEAFLKISPMGKIPVLEVEGKFLFESGAILEFLDTMFPQEPRLIPEDPWEAALVREITTMIETYVDLPARRIYIPSTRGKEVHQTLLDEVHPILVKGVKALQRVVRFSPYVAGKSFTMADCSAFANLTVVDEELRKFFPNNHPLDFLEGWKEYFQFMKTKEGPAIIEKEKDRLRRIIARAKVKVE, from the coding sequence ATGATCAAACTTCACGGCGCGAGTCTCAGCAATTATGTAAACAAGGTAAAACTCGGAATCTTAGAAAAGGGATTGGAGTTCGAACAGATACGGATCGCACCTTCCCAGGAAGAAGCGTTTTTAAAAATCAGTCCGATGGGAAAAATTCCGGTCCTGGAAGTCGAAGGAAAATTCCTTTTCGAATCCGGGGCCATCTTAGAATTTTTAGATACGATGTTTCCACAAGAGCCGAGACTCATACCGGAGGATCCTTGGGAAGCCGCGCTCGTGAGAGAGATCACGACGATGATCGAAACGTATGTCGATCTTCCCGCGAGAAGAATTTATATCCCGTCCACGCGAGGAAAAGAAGTTCACCAAACACTCTTAGACGAAGTGCATCCGATTTTGGTAAAAGGAGTAAAGGCTCTGCAGAGAGTCGTTCGATTCTCCCCTTACGTCGCGGGAAAAAGCTTTACGATGGCGGATTGTTCGGCGTTCGCCAATCTCACTGTGGTCGATGAGGAACTCAGAAAATTCTTTCCGAACAATCATCCCTTGGATTTTTTGGAAGGTTGGAAAGAATACTTCCAGTTTATGAAAACGAAGGAAGGACCGGCGATCATAGAAAAGGAAAAAGATAGACTTCGGAGGATCATCGCGAGGGCAAAAGTCAAAGTGGAATAA